A portion of the Acidisarcina polymorpha genome contains these proteins:
- a CDS encoding PspC domain-containing protein has product MAMYCKSCGNSITEGARFCSVCGAEVAPPVYGTYAPVPARPLVRPRTGRMIAGVCQGLANQYGWDVTWVRVIAVISAIFAGGLGAIAYVVFWVVTPEEPLALPPGQSYTPSS; this is encoded by the coding sequence ATGGCAATGTACTGCAAGAGCTGTGGAAATTCAATCACTGAGGGCGCCCGCTTCTGTTCTGTTTGTGGGGCGGAAGTCGCTCCTCCAGTCTACGGGACTTACGCTCCGGTTCCGGCCCGTCCCCTCGTTCGCCCGCGCACTGGACGCATGATCGCGGGGGTCTGCCAGGGTCTCGCCAATCAGTATGGTTGGGACGTCACCTGGGTACGGGTGATAGCGGTGATCTCTGCGATCTTCGCCGGCGGTCTGGGCGCAATCGCCTATGTAGTGTTTTGGGTCGTGACGCCAGAGGAGCCGCTCGCGCTGCCGCCTGGGCAGTCCTATACTCCAAGCAGTTAG
- a CDS encoding peptidoglycan-binding domain-containing protein, with the protein MLSVRACKIVIPAVALAGALWALPASATRTHRSATSGHSKTVKKKSASHQIHGQRQIEPERAREIQTALIREHYLSGEPSGQWDAESQAAMTKFQADQGWQTKITPDSRALIKLGLGPNHDGAQAEPSNQASLPYAIGAQKSTAGANSLLNP; encoded by the coding sequence ATGCTTTCAGTTCGAGCTTGCAAGATAGTCATTCCCGCAGTCGCTCTCGCCGGCGCCCTGTGGGCACTCCCCGCGTCCGCGACACGTACCCATCGTAGCGCTACGTCCGGTCACTCCAAAACGGTCAAGAAGAAGTCGGCCTCCCATCAGATTCACGGCCAGCGTCAGATCGAACCAGAACGCGCTCGTGAGATCCAGACTGCGCTCATCCGTGAACACTACCTGTCGGGCGAACCCAGCGGCCAGTGGGATGCCGAAAGCCAGGCAGCCATGACCAAGTTTCAGGCAGACCAGGGTTGGCAGACGAAGATTACTCCCGATTCGCGTGCCTTAATCAAGCTCGGACTTGGGCCCAACCATGATGGAGCTCAGGCAGAGCCCAGCAACCAGGCTTCGTTACCGTACGCAATCGGGGCCCAGAAGAGTACCGCTGGAGCGAATTCGCTGCTGAATCCGTAA
- a CDS encoding GGDEF domain-containing protein, with the protein MTRRRVFSGIGLLLALHAIALFVSGQSPRLSLVFVLVCAISAAVACYARSTGTSGPVRRKWDFVASALSLWAIGATMFLLRLVLPWLAQFDKLGPEFYFLVYGIPVLLAISTSNEGRDTVLFVLIDSFQAVFAVILVYIELTLSHPLAYSSNIGNPNLSIIYGTGAWLLAGASLLRLFARPHSEEKALYQILFVYLLFFAVLATPLRGSCVFNLLPIGQYRDLLGDLLFLVLTAGCWLVVADPESESAAIEMNSFALVLNNGSPILFTLAVLALGALVARHHFELGISAIALSLLIYCFRAALLQSAYMHAQHALTRSQHALREANSRLKQLSLHDALTGLPNRRQFDQSLELEWKRALRNRRPLSLLIIDVDCFKALNDLYGHPAGDECLSRIASALQSPLRRAGEIAARYGGEEFAAILPDVDLIGAAKVAEAMRSAVLSLQILHEGSTVDRFVTASVGAATMLPTSDTSPENLIAAADEALYRAKRSGRNRVELAELHPAAIQR; encoded by the coding sequence ATGACGCGAAGACGGGTCTTTTCAGGCATAGGGCTTCTGCTCGCCCTGCACGCGATCGCGCTCTTCGTCTCCGGACAATCTCCCCGGCTCTCTCTCGTCTTCGTGCTGGTATGTGCGATTTCGGCCGCTGTGGCCTGTTATGCCCGCAGTACGGGGACATCGGGACCAGTCCGCAGAAAATGGGATTTCGTCGCTAGTGCGCTCTCCCTTTGGGCTATCGGCGCGACAATGTTCCTGCTAAGGCTGGTTTTACCTTGGCTGGCTCAATTCGACAAACTGGGACCGGAATTTTATTTCCTGGTCTATGGCATTCCGGTGTTACTGGCCATCTCGACCTCCAATGAAGGACGAGATACCGTCCTGTTTGTGTTGATCGACAGCTTCCAGGCAGTGTTTGCCGTAATCCTGGTGTACATCGAATTAACTTTGTCTCATCCTCTTGCTTATTCTTCGAACATCGGCAACCCCAACCTTTCGATCATTTATGGGACGGGAGCGTGGTTGCTGGCAGGTGCCTCTCTTTTGCGCTTGTTTGCCCGACCGCACAGCGAAGAGAAGGCGCTTTACCAGATCCTTTTCGTCTATCTCTTATTCTTTGCTGTCTTGGCGACGCCGCTGCGGGGCTCGTGCGTCTTCAACCTTTTGCCCATTGGGCAATATCGCGATCTGTTAGGAGATCTTCTCTTTCTGGTGCTGACCGCCGGATGCTGGCTGGTTGTCGCCGATCCGGAGTCGGAGAGCGCAGCGATCGAGATGAACTCCTTCGCCCTGGTGTTGAATAATGGCAGCCCCATTCTGTTCACGCTGGCGGTCCTGGCTCTGGGGGCTCTAGTCGCACGTCATCACTTCGAACTGGGTATTTCAGCTATCGCGCTGTCGCTCTTGATCTATTGCTTCCGCGCCGCCCTGCTGCAGAGCGCTTACATGCACGCCCAACACGCGCTGACTCGAAGCCAGCATGCGTTGCGCGAGGCCAACTCGCGGCTGAAGCAGCTCTCGCTCCACGATGCACTGACCGGTCTTCCCAATCGGCGGCAGTTCGACCAGAGCCTTGAGTTGGAGTGGAAGCGGGCGCTGCGCAATCGGCGTCCGCTATCCCTGCTGATCATCGATGTGGACTGCTTCAAGGCTCTGAATGACTTGTATGGGCACCCTGCTGGCGACGAATGCCTGTCTCGGATTGCGAGCGCCTTGCAGAGCCCACTACGCCGCGCCGGCGAGATTGCCGCTCGCTACGGGGGAGAGGAGTTTGCCGCCATTCTGCCGGACGTCGACTTGATCGGTGCAGCCAAGGTCGCGGAGGCCATGCGCAGCGCGGTCTTGTCCCTACAGATCCTGCATGAGGGCTCGACCGTTGACCGGTTTGTGACCGCGAGCGTCGGCGCGGCTACCATGCTGCCGACATCGGACACGTCACCCGAAAACCTGATCGCAGCTGCGGACGAGGCCCTCTACCGTGCCAAGCGAAGCGGACGAAACCGGGTTGAGTTAGCAGAGCTTCACCCGGCGGCCATCCAGAGATAG
- a CDS encoding trypsin-like peptidase domain-containing protein, whose translation MKSLLERLRVSRLATTFTILATLSAGILIGSVVAHGVKGQEAKVDSSDASPLRVPNPKVLSNTFSQIAKQVGPAVVNINTETLPKASSSLRRKNPHSRQQAPSSPDDEQAPGDDDDQDDQGGQGGQGGQGQNVPPGFQDFFNRFFGGPDQGGPEDGGGVRESLGSGFIVDPKGYIITNNHVVDKADKIFVKLSTDPEGEQGRPARVVGVDKDTDIAVIKIEPKEPLPTVKLGNSDSEQVGDWVIAIGSPFDLSQTVTAGIVSAKNRTIEKGVKGQFQHFIQTDAAINPGNSGGPLLNMDGEVIGVNTAIYTQSAGYQGIGFAMPSNTVVSTYNQLIGPDHKVTRGSIGIQFQPDLPSAVGRVYGFKTGVLVSFVQPGGPGDKGGLKAGDIIVSIDGRPIKDGDDLVNEIAGRRPGSTAKLGYLRNGGNQTATITIGDRSKVFANNQVAESDDSQGQDQQNGSETKLGLTVGDVPAAAAAKTGIHGVLVQAVKPGSFADEIGVAQGGVIISVNKQKVANLQEFRSAISALKSGQDVVLELIDPRSPKSGSVFRAGTLP comes from the coding sequence ATGAAATCGCTGCTTGAGCGGCTCCGCGTTAGCCGACTCGCTACTACTTTTACAATTCTTGCCACACTGTCTGCCGGTATTCTCATCGGCTCCGTGGTGGCGCATGGCGTCAAGGGACAGGAAGCCAAGGTCGATAGTTCGGATGCAAGCCCGCTACGGGTTCCCAATCCCAAAGTGCTTTCGAACACGTTTTCCCAGATCGCCAAGCAGGTGGGTCCGGCGGTAGTGAACATCAATACCGAGACGCTACCCAAGGCGAGTTCTTCCCTGCGCCGGAAGAACCCCCATAGCCGTCAGCAGGCGCCCAGTTCCCCGGATGACGAGCAGGCGCCGGGCGACGACGACGATCAGGATGATCAGGGCGGGCAGGGCGGTCAAGGAGGCCAGGGCCAGAACGTGCCTCCGGGATTCCAGGATTTCTTCAATCGCTTTTTCGGCGGTCCCGACCAGGGTGGCCCTGAGGACGGCGGTGGCGTTCGTGAGTCTCTCGGATCCGGCTTCATTGTCGACCCGAAAGGCTACATCATCACCAACAATCACGTTGTCGATAAAGCCGACAAGATCTTTGTGAAATTGTCCACCGATCCAGAGGGCGAGCAGGGTCGCCCCGCCCGGGTTGTCGGTGTCGATAAAGATACCGATATCGCGGTCATCAAGATCGAACCGAAAGAGCCGTTGCCCACCGTAAAGCTGGGCAATTCTGATTCCGAACAAGTTGGCGACTGGGTCATCGCCATTGGAAGCCCATTCGATCTGTCACAGACGGTGACCGCGGGCATCGTTTCGGCTAAGAACCGCACCATCGAAAAAGGCGTGAAAGGCCAGTTCCAACACTTCATCCAGACCGACGCAGCGATCAATCCTGGTAACTCGGGTGGACCGCTGCTGAATATGGATGGGGAAGTCATCGGCGTCAATACGGCCATTTATACCCAGTCGGCGGGCTACCAGGGAATTGGGTTCGCGATGCCGTCCAACACCGTTGTCAGCACCTATAACCAGCTGATTGGGCCGGACCACAAGGTCACCCGGGGGTCCATTGGCATTCAATTCCAGCCGGACCTGCCCAGTGCTGTAGGCCGCGTCTATGGATTCAAAACAGGTGTACTGGTCAGCTTCGTTCAGCCCGGTGGACCCGGCGACAAGGGTGGGCTCAAGGCGGGCGACATTATCGTCTCGATCGATGGAAGGCCGATCAAGGATGGTGACGATTTAGTCAATGAGATTGCGGGACGCCGGCCAGGCTCCACAGCCAAGCTCGGCTATCTTCGTAATGGCGGCAATCAGACAGCCACAATCACCATCGGTGATCGCAGCAAGGTCTTCGCCAACAACCAAGTTGCCGAAAGCGACGACAGCCAGGGCCAGGACCAGCAAAACGGCAGCGAGACGAAGCTCGGCCTCACCGTGGGTGACGTGCCGGCGGCTGCGGCAGCTAAGACCGGGATTCATGGCGTCCTGGTGCAAGCGGTAAAACCGGGCTCGTTTGCAGACGAGATTGGCGTTGCCCAAGGTGGCGTCATTATCAGCGTCAACAAACAGAAGGTCGCTAACCTTCAGGAGTTCCGCTCGGCAATTTCCGCGCTGAAGTCTGGTCAGGACGTGGTGCTTGAACTCATTGACCCACGAAGCCCAAAGAGCGGAAGCGTCTTCCGTGCTGGAACCTTGCCTTAG
- a CDS encoding M20/M25/M40 family metallo-hydrolase, whose translation MSDLGRASAFSRVIHLAAQRAVHEAFQWMHLQEPRIMDWQAELVAIAAPPFHEEQRAAWLADRFRELGLDQVEIDSTGNVLGSCPPSVAPEAGWILLSAHIDTIFPPGLPIRPKREGSRLQAPGACDNGAGLAGLLAIAAALKAIAESAIVLPLQRGILFAGNVGEEGDGDLRGMRHLYLQPPWRGRIAANLVLDGAGHEIVVSQALGSRRFMVTITAPGGHSWTDAGTPNPIVLLSTVISRLSELKLGESPRTTMNVGTIEGGTSVNAIPESASARFDFRSTDAEQLIRLEVELHRAVEDVVLAANRQVLRGNGPGGAKGSAKVVGFAIRKIGDRPAAALPEDAKILEALRAVDRHLGIRTELRTASTDANIPLSLGIEAVSIGAGGDGGGVHTYAEWYDSRDRETGLRRILLLLLALAGSAD comes from the coding sequence ATGTCTGACCTTGGACGAGCTTCGGCCTTTTCGCGGGTGATTCATCTCGCCGCCCAGCGAGCGGTGCATGAGGCTTTTCAGTGGATGCACCTTCAAGAACCGAGAATTATGGACTGGCAGGCGGAATTGGTTGCGATAGCCGCGCCACCATTCCATGAGGAGCAGCGGGCGGCGTGGCTCGCCGACCGCTTTCGGGAATTGGGGCTTGATCAAGTTGAGATAGACTCGACCGGCAATGTTCTCGGCTCTTGCCCTCCCTCGGTAGCGCCCGAGGCTGGCTGGATCCTTCTTTCGGCACATATCGACACCATCTTTCCTCCCGGGCTGCCCATTCGGCCTAAACGAGAAGGCAGCCGGCTCCAAGCTCCGGGCGCCTGCGATAACGGAGCAGGTTTAGCGGGTCTACTGGCGATTGCCGCAGCTCTCAAGGCGATCGCAGAGAGCGCGATCGTGCTCCCCCTTCAGCGCGGAATCCTCTTCGCTGGCAATGTCGGTGAGGAGGGAGATGGAGACCTCCGAGGAATGCGGCATCTGTATCTGCAACCGCCATGGCGAGGACGGATCGCTGCGAACCTGGTCCTTGACGGAGCGGGGCATGAGATCGTCGTGAGTCAGGCTTTGGGCAGCCGCCGCTTCATGGTAACGATTACCGCGCCGGGCGGTCATTCGTGGACCGATGCCGGGACGCCCAATCCAATTGTCCTGCTAAGCACTGTTATTTCAAGGCTGTCGGAGTTGAAGCTGGGCGAATCCCCCAGAACGACGATGAACGTGGGCACGATTGAAGGCGGAACTTCCGTAAACGCCATACCGGAGAGTGCGTCCGCCCGCTTTGACTTCCGCTCGACCGATGCTGAGCAACTCATTCGGCTGGAAGTCGAACTGCATCGCGCGGTTGAAGATGTCGTGCTTGCGGCGAATCGGCAGGTCCTGCGGGGGAATGGACCGGGGGGCGCTAAGGGTAGCGCTAAGGTTGTTGGTTTCGCCATAAGGAAAATCGGCGATCGACCGGCGGCAGCGTTGCCGGAAGACGCAAAGATCCTCGAGGCGCTGCGAGCCGTCGACCGCCACCTGGGAATTCGTACCGAGCTGCGAACCGCCTCTACGGATGCGAATATTCCGCTGTCGCTGGGCATCGAGGCGGTGAGTATAGGCGCAGGTGGAGATGGCGGCGGGGTTCATACCTATGCGGAGTGGTACGACTCACGAGATCGCGAGACCGGATTGCGACGAATTCTGCTCCTGCTGCTCGCGCTTGCGGGTTCAGCCGATTAA
- a CDS encoding DMT family transporter: protein MAAKDPQSGKSQRLLAHLLLLAVVVVWGGSFVLVKDALSDISPLLFNLIRMALASVCLIVIYRRHLPALSAQTLAGGAVAGFFLALGYQFQTSGLALTTPSKSAFLTGLTVVLVPLLSVMPAVRAPGSLRPGWNAYAGAAVALLGITLLTAPGVLSRAGGWRMAGINRGDLLTLGCALSFAFHLLTLAHLAKRIHFEQLALLQIGFCTLFMGISLPLLEHPRIYLTLRLLVALLVSAVLSTAAAFTIQSWAQQHLAASHTALILAGEPVFAWITSLLFLHEGLGQSQALGALLILAGIGLTELFTAQIETNALLSPTNRP from the coding sequence TTGGCCGCTAAAGACCCTCAATCTGGTAAGTCGCAGAGACTACTGGCGCACCTGCTCCTGCTTGCAGTAGTTGTGGTTTGGGGCGGGTCTTTCGTCCTGGTCAAGGATGCACTGAGCGACATCTCACCCTTGCTCTTCAATCTGATTCGCATGGCGCTGGCGTCGGTTTGCCTGATCGTGATCTATCGGCGCCATCTGCCGGCTTTGAGCGCACAGACCCTCGCTGGAGGCGCTGTCGCCGGATTCTTCCTGGCTTTGGGCTATCAATTCCAAACCTCTGGATTGGCGCTGACCACACCCTCCAAATCGGCTTTTCTTACCGGATTGACCGTGGTGCTAGTTCCTCTCTTGTCAGTGATGCCCGCAGTTCGGGCGCCGGGATCCTTGCGCCCTGGATGGAACGCCTATGCGGGTGCAGCGGTTGCATTGTTAGGGATTACATTGTTGACCGCTCCCGGAGTTCTTTCTCGAGCCGGGGGCTGGCGGATGGCAGGGATCAACCGGGGCGACCTACTTACCTTAGGCTGCGCGCTCTCGTTTGCCTTCCATCTATTGACTCTCGCCCACTTGGCGAAACGCATTCACTTTGAGCAGCTCGCCTTGCTGCAGATCGGTTTCTGCACCTTGTTCATGGGGATCAGCTTGCCTTTGCTGGAGCATCCGCGAATTTACCTGACGTTGCGACTTCTGGTCGCCTTGCTGGTCAGCGCCGTCCTGTCCACGGCAGCGGCCTTTACTATCCAAAGTTGGGCACAGCAACATCTGGCTGCTAGCCACACCGCATTAATCCTTGCCGGCGAACCCGTATTTGCGTGGATTACGTCCCTGCTTTTTCTTCACGAAGGACTCGGCCAGAGTCAGGCTCTTGGCGCCCTTCTGATCCTTGCCGGAATCGGGCTCACCGAACTTTTCACGGCCCAGATCGAGACAAACGCCTTGTTGTCTCCAACAAACCGGCCGTAG
- the truA gene encoding tRNA pseudouridine(38-40) synthase TruA, giving the protein MDEKGENWKLTLAYDGTDFHGWQVQPNQPTIQGELSDAIYRIVGERVLPQGSGRTDAGVHALAQVASCLLAAPIPPANLQRALNRSLPASIRVLAAEIAPIGFHARHSATSKTYEYRIFRDDLCSPFLARYAYALNWPLDLEAMTLAAAQVIGEHDFSSFAANDPDRNVRDENPNSQPSFVRTIHNSSWDMEGNLLIYRVTGSGFLHHMVRNLVGTFLDVGRGNLAAAAIAEILAAKTRSAAGSTAPARGLFLVDVRY; this is encoded by the coding sequence GTGGACGAAAAGGGCGAAAACTGGAAGCTTACCCTGGCCTATGACGGCACCGACTTTCATGGATGGCAGGTTCAACCGAATCAACCGACGATCCAAGGCGAATTGTCCGATGCGATTTACCGAATCGTGGGAGAACGAGTTCTGCCTCAAGGCTCGGGTAGAACCGACGCTGGCGTTCATGCGCTTGCCCAGGTAGCTTCTTGCCTCCTGGCGGCCCCTATTCCACCGGCCAATTTGCAGCGTGCGTTGAACCGCAGCCTGCCGGCTTCGATTCGCGTCCTCGCTGCAGAGATAGCGCCGATCGGCTTCCACGCGCGCCATAGCGCAACGAGCAAAACCTACGAATACCGGATCTTCCGAGATGACCTCTGTTCGCCTTTCCTCGCTCGCTATGCCTACGCTTTGAATTGGCCTCTGGACCTGGAAGCGATGACCCTGGCTGCTGCGCAAGTAATAGGAGAGCATGACTTTAGCTCCTTTGCAGCCAACGATCCCGATCGGAACGTGAGAGACGAGAACCCCAATTCTCAACCTAGTTTCGTGCGAACCATTCATAATTCCTCCTGGGACATGGAGGGAAACCTTCTAATCTACCGGGTCACGGGAAGCGGATTTCTCCACCACATGGTGCGCAACCTGGTCGGCACGTTCCTGGATGTTGGCCGTGGGAACCTGGCCGCCGCGGCGATCGCGGAGATCCTGGCGGCCAAGACCAGGAGCGCCGCTGGATCGACAGCACCCGCGCGAGGTCTTTTTCTCGTCGATGTCCGCTATTAA
- the lysA gene encoding diaminopimelate decarboxylase, protein MTGEDSLFLALSVCLFSNSLQSVECEAFIFPGSFSANSGKRSQNARLAPLHTLARKYNTPVYVYSADQIVARVRMFARAFQEIPHLVCYSVKANSTLAILKLIDQQDAGFDIVSGGELERVLTLGKKAAHRVVFSGVGKTAVELDLALRSDILIFNVESEAEIELLAERARKLRIQAKIALRVNPDVFAETHPYISTGLREHKFGIDIRKARAVYRAAAKFRYLDPCGVSVHIGSQIRSAEPFGAAISRVVDLVVQLRRDGLNIRYVDAGGGLGIDYHANAGTAGLGGSFDAEAHVHAYAKTLSEPLQQLEGNVTLLLEPGRFLVAQAGLLLTRVLYVKKNGKKTFVITDAGMNDLIRPALYHAHHEIVPIEPRPGRKRLVDVVGPVCETGDFFARDRLLPELRAGDLVAILDAGAYGNSLSSNYNSRPRPAEVLIEGRHTRLIRRRETIQDLIRPELEV, encoded by the coding sequence ATGACAGGAGAAGATAGCCTATTCTTGGCACTTTCAGTGTGCCTGTTTTCGAACTCATTGCAGTCAGTTGAATGCGAGGCATTTATCTTTCCAGGTTCCTTTAGTGCTAATTCTGGCAAGCGGTCTCAGAATGCCCGTCTTGCTCCTCTTCACACTTTGGCTCGGAAGTATAACACGCCAGTTTACGTTTACTCGGCGGACCAAATCGTTGCTCGCGTCCGGATGTTCGCGAGGGCCTTTCAAGAGATTCCCCATCTTGTGTGTTATTCGGTCAAAGCGAATTCCACGCTCGCCATTTTGAAGTTGATCGACCAGCAAGATGCGGGTTTCGACATCGTCTCAGGGGGAGAGCTGGAGCGCGTCCTGACTCTGGGCAAAAAAGCGGCGCATCGTGTGGTGTTTTCCGGAGTCGGGAAGACTGCTGTCGAATTAGACCTCGCCTTGCGCTCTGACATTTTAATTTTCAATGTAGAGAGTGAAGCGGAGATCGAGCTGCTTGCCGAACGCGCTCGCAAGCTCCGCATTCAGGCGAAGATAGCCTTGCGCGTCAATCCCGATGTCTTTGCCGAGACCCATCCGTACATCTCGACCGGCCTGCGGGAGCACAAGTTCGGCATAGATATCCGGAAGGCGCGGGCAGTGTACCGGGCCGCCGCGAAGTTCCGCTACCTCGATCCCTGCGGCGTCAGTGTCCACATCGGCTCACAGATCCGCAGCGCCGAGCCTTTTGGAGCCGCTATCTCCCGAGTCGTTGACCTTGTCGTGCAACTCCGGCGCGACGGTCTGAACATCCGATACGTCGATGCTGGCGGAGGCCTCGGCATTGATTACCATGCCAATGCCGGGACGGCCGGATTGGGCGGCAGCTTCGATGCCGAAGCGCATGTTCACGCTTATGCCAAGACTCTCTCTGAACCGTTGCAGCAGCTGGAAGGAAACGTCACGCTCTTACTTGAACCAGGCCGCTTTCTGGTCGCGCAAGCCGGTCTGCTCCTCACCCGTGTCCTTTACGTAAAGAAGAATGGAAAGAAGACATTCGTAATCACGGACGCGGGGATGAACGACCTGATTCGTCCGGCGCTCTACCATGCGCATCACGAGATTGTGCCGATCGAACCCAGACCAGGGCGCAAGCGGCTGGTCGATGTTGTGGGTCCGGTCTGTGAGACGGGCGACTTCTTTGCCCGGGATCGTTTGCTTCCCGAGTTGCGCGCGGGCGACCTGGTTGCCATTCTCGATGCGGGCGCCTACGGTAACTCGCTCAGTTCCAACTACAACTCCCGTCCTCGTCCCGCTGAGGTACTCATTGAAGGCAGGCACACCCGGTTGATCCGGCGACGAGAGACGATTCAGGATCTTATTCGGCCCGAGCTGGAGGTGTGA
- a CDS encoding TolC family protein, with protein MDFLFEFRGRRQSVPSGTIKSVPRSLRSHLSAGCLQAYAAIACLFLSTVPQLAIAQQSAPTDSAQAVPPSPSNARGSMTDLHPTSRDFRVPKRYWRNPFAIYTPTQVDPAVTMNSPRLEDLAKGGKIYLSLSDAVVLALENNYDIAIQRYNIDIADTDILRSKSGAALLGAPSGLVQNTIGTTNQLLQQSGGGPGGSTTAAGGAGAGASGLTLTTNGLGPVPEILDPVLTGNVQLERQTTPQTSSFTGPVVTTNTNTYDFQYNQAWISGTALTVGFNNNRITTNQAFTNYSPALNSNFTAQLTQHLLNGFGPGINARFIIQAKNDRRITDAGFRQQILYTVNQVENIYWGLVSAYEDVQSKQRALEQSKQLASDNRKQLQIGTLAPLDVVQSDSNVASDQQALVNSQSALEYQQLVIKQAIARNLSDPGLAAAPVIPTDRVSILETPEERMSVEDLVKQADANRPDIQQAILALKNDEITLRAEKNGLLPQVDLYAFYGASGVGGQPGPNCTILDPTTFQSLPCSAATTPTIDYSHVFQNLFNNSGPNKGVGVNLNVPLRNRRAQSEQARSVLEYRQAELQLQQIYLKVRMQVINGQFALTNDRAQVESAQAAADYNRQSLDSEQKKYRLGASTTANVLLQQRNLSNAENNLITARATYAKDRAALTQILADTLDRYGISLEDAVTGNVKQIPVIPGLEPAKAQPEVQVPGQQEQLQKQEAAPPPAAAPAMPQQPPPHPEQTPPPPPQPQ; from the coding sequence ATGGATTTCTTGTTCGAATTTCGAGGCAGGCGGCAGAGTGTGCCATCGGGAACCATCAAGAGCGTACCGAGGTCCCTCAGATCTCATCTTTCCGCCGGCTGCCTTCAGGCCTATGCGGCGATCGCCTGCCTGTTTTTGAGTACGGTGCCGCAACTCGCGATTGCCCAGCAGTCAGCGCCGACCGATTCTGCACAGGCGGTTCCCCCCAGCCCGTCCAACGCCCGGGGGTCGATGACTGATCTGCACCCTACGTCAAGGGACTTTCGCGTTCCCAAGCGGTACTGGAGAAACCCGTTCGCGATTTACACGCCGACTCAGGTCGACCCAGCCGTAACCATGAACTCGCCTCGCCTGGAAGATCTGGCGAAAGGTGGGAAAATTTATTTGAGTTTGAGTGATGCCGTCGTGCTCGCGCTCGAAAACAACTACGACATTGCCATTCAACGCTACAACATCGACATCGCGGATACGGATATCCTGCGTTCCAAGTCCGGAGCTGCTCTGCTCGGCGCCCCGAGCGGGCTGGTCCAGAACACGATCGGAACTACCAACCAGCTTCTGCAGCAAAGTGGAGGCGGCCCAGGAGGTTCAACGACTGCCGCCGGCGGCGCGGGCGCAGGCGCTTCGGGCCTTACGCTTACCACAAACGGGCTCGGACCGGTCCCCGAGATCCTCGATCCGGTGCTGACCGGAAATGTCCAGCTCGAGCGGCAGACAACCCCGCAGACGAGTTCCTTTACCGGGCCTGTGGTGACGACCAACACTAACACCTACGACTTTCAGTACAACCAGGCTTGGATTAGCGGCACCGCCTTGACGGTGGGCTTCAACAATAACCGGATCACGACCAATCAAGCTTTTACCAATTACAGCCCGGCATTGAACTCCAACTTCACCGCGCAACTGACTCAGCATCTGCTCAATGGCTTCGGCCCGGGGATCAACGCGCGTTTCATCATTCAGGCCAAGAACGACCGGAGGATTACCGATGCTGGCTTTCGCCAGCAGATTCTCTATACGGTCAACCAGGTGGAGAATATTTACTGGGGCTTGGTCAGCGCGTATGAAGATGTCCAATCGAAACAGCGCGCACTTGAGCAGTCCAAGCAGCTGGCCTCCGATAATCGCAAGCAGCTGCAGATCGGCACCCTCGCCCCGCTCGATGTAGTCCAGTCCGACAGCAATGTGGCCAGCGATCAGCAGGCGCTAGTGAACTCTCAGAGTGCGTTGGAATACCAGCAGCTGGTCATCAAACAGGCCATTGCTCGTAACTTGAGCGACCCGGGGCTGGCTGCCGCTCCGGTCATTCCAACCGACCGGGTTTCAATCCTGGAGACGCCTGAGGAGAGAATGTCGGTCGAAGATCTTGTCAAGCAGGCCGACGCCAACCGGCCCGACATCCAACAAGCCATTCTGGCTTTGAAGAATGATGAAATCACGCTGCGTGCAGAGAAGAATGGATTGCTGCCGCAGGTTGATCTCTATGCCTTTTATGGTGCGTCCGGTGTCGGCGGGCAGCCCGGTCCAAATTGCACCATTCTGGATCCCACTACTTTCCAGAGTCTTCCGTGCTCGGCGGCAACCACCCCGACGATCGACTACAGTCACGTCTTTCAGAATTTATTCAACAACTCGGGTCCGAACAAAGGGGTAGGCGTCAATCTGAACGTACCGCTTCGCAATCGCCGGGCCCAGTCCGAACAAGCCCGCTCAGTGCTCGAGTATCGTCAGGCGGAACTTCAGCTCCAGCAGATTTATTTGAAGGTAAGGATGCAGGTCATTAACGGGCAGTTCGCACTCACCAACGACCGGGCGCAGGTTGAGTCGGCGCAGGCCGCGGCCGACTACAACCGGCAAAGCCTTGACTCCGAGCAGAAGAAGTATCGTTTGGGAGCTTCCACGACGGCGAATGTTCTCCTCCAGCAACGAAACCTGTCCAATGCCGAAAATAATCTGATCACAGCGAGGGCCACCTATGCCAAGGATCGGGCGGCCCTAACGCAGATTCTGGCCGATACTCTCGATCGCTACGGAATCAGCTTAGAAGATGCGGTTACCGGCAATGTGAAACAGATCCCGGTCATCCCCGGACTTGAGCCAGCCAAAGCCCAGCCAGAAGTGCAGGTGCCGGGTCAACAGGAGCAGTTGCAGAAGCAGGAAGCAGCGCCTCCACCAGCGGCGGCACCGGCGATGCCGCAGCAACCCCCTCCCCATCCGGAGCAGACACCGCCGCCTCCGCCGCAACCTCAGTAA